One Oryza brachyantha chromosome 3, ObraRS2, whole genome shotgun sequence DNA segment encodes these proteins:
- the LOC102707754 gene encoding protein trichome birefringence-like 3 isoform X2, which produces MVQLSAIKRVKGRAPLSVVVAIIGGLALAGIIFTEDLRGLTVKEKATENQREKKRTSLRTEIRTSALLSVEPETAAPPPVPKMAFNASRCSVTNGYWTYDRSKKLPYTDQTCPYVDRQDSCQSNGRPDTDYLYWDWHLDDCILPRFDPVSMLEKLRGKRIMFVGDSLLLGQWLSFVCLVNSAVPDTPDAKSMERSRTLSVYTVKEYNATVEFYWAPFLVESNSDRNISLGASGRVLHVDAIEGHAKHWRRADILVFDSYVWWMTGYSIKTVWGSFGDEGYEELDAWVAYRLGLKTWANWVDSNIDHTATRVFFMSISTTHMRSEDWGREGGIRCYNETWPITQRGYFGSGSDRRMMEVMSGVLGRMRVPITLLNITQLTEHRVDAHVSVYTETGGLLVTDEQKADPQQYTDCIHWCVPGVPDTWNQLLYAHL; this is translated from the exons ATGGTTCAGCTTTCCGCAATAAAGCGTGTGAAGGGGCGGGCGCCACTGTCAGTGGTGGTGGCGATCATCGGCGGCCTGGCTCTCGCGGGCATCATCTTCACCGAGGACCTCCGGGGTCTCACTG tcAAGGAGAAGGCGACAGAGAATCagagggagaagaagagaaCGTCGTTGCGGACCGAGATCAGGACGTCGGCGCTGCTCTCGGTCGAGCcagagacggcggcgccgccgccagtgcCGAAGATGGCGTTCAACGCGAGCCGGTGCAGCGTGACGAATGGTTACTGGACGTACGACAGGTCGAAGAAGCTGCCTTACACGGACCAGACGTGCCCATACGTTGACAGGCAGGACTCCTGCCAGAGCAACGGCAGACCGGACACTGACTACCTCTACTGGGACTGGCATCTTGACGACTGCATTCTCCCGAG GTTTGACCCTGTATCCATGCTGGAGAAGCTGCGGGGGAAGCGCATCATGTTCGTAGgcgactcgctgctgctgggCCAGTGGCTCTCCTTCGTCTGCCTCGTCAACTCCGCCGTCCCGGACACCCCAGACGCCAAGTCCATGGAGCGCAGCCGCACCCTCTCCGTCTACACCGTAAAA GAGTACAACGCGACGGTGGAGTTCTACTGGGCGCCGTTCCTGGTGGAGTCGAACTCGGACCGCAACATCTCGCTGGGGGCGAGCGGCCGCGTCCTGCACGTCGACGCCATCGAGGGGCACGCCAAGCACTGGCGCCGCGCCGACATCCTCGTCTTCGACAGCTACGTCTGGTGGATGACCGGTTACAGCATCAAAACGGT GTGGGGATCGTTCGGGGACGAGGGGTACGAGGAGCTGGACGCCTGGGTCGCCTACCGGCTGGGCCTCAAGACATGGGCCAACTGGGTCGACTCCAACATCGACCACACCGCCACCCGCGTCTTCTTCATGTCCATCTCCACCACGCACATGAG GAGTGAGGACTGGGGCAGGGAAGGAGGCATCAGGTGCTACAACGAGACGTGGCCGATCACGCAGCGGGGCTACTTCGGGAGCGGCTCCGACCGACGGATGATGGAGGTGATGTCCGGCGTGCTGGGCAGGATGAGGGTGCCCATCACGCTGCTCAACATCACGCAGCTCACGGAGCACCGCGTCGACGCCCACGTCTCCGTCTACACCGAGACCGGCGGTCTCCTCGTCACCGACGAGCAGAAGGCCGACCCGCAGCAGTACACCGACTGCATCCACTGGTGCGTCCCAGGCGTGCCGGACACCTGGAACCAACTCCTCTACGCACATTTGTAG
- the LOC102707754 gene encoding protein trichome birefringence-like 3 isoform X1, which produces MVQLSAIKRVKGRAPLSVVVAIIGGLALAGIIFTEDLRGLTEVKEKATENQREKKRTSLRTEIRTSALLSVEPETAAPPPVPKMAFNASRCSVTNGYWTYDRSKKLPYTDQTCPYVDRQDSCQSNGRPDTDYLYWDWHLDDCILPRFDPVSMLEKLRGKRIMFVGDSLLLGQWLSFVCLVNSAVPDTPDAKSMERSRTLSVYTVKEYNATVEFYWAPFLVESNSDRNISLGASGRVLHVDAIEGHAKHWRRADILVFDSYVWWMTGYSIKTVWGSFGDEGYEELDAWVAYRLGLKTWANWVDSNIDHTATRVFFMSISTTHMRSEDWGREGGIRCYNETWPITQRGYFGSGSDRRMMEVMSGVLGRMRVPITLLNITQLTEHRVDAHVSVYTETGGLLVTDEQKADPQQYTDCIHWCVPGVPDTWNQLLYAHL; this is translated from the exons ATGGTTCAGCTTTCCGCAATAAAGCGTGTGAAGGGGCGGGCGCCACTGTCAGTGGTGGTGGCGATCATCGGCGGCCTGGCTCTCGCGGGCATCATCTTCACCGAGGACCTCCGGGGTCTCACTG aagtcAAGGAGAAGGCGACAGAGAATCagagggagaagaagagaaCGTCGTTGCGGACCGAGATCAGGACGTCGGCGCTGCTCTCGGTCGAGCcagagacggcggcgccgccgccagtgcCGAAGATGGCGTTCAACGCGAGCCGGTGCAGCGTGACGAATGGTTACTGGACGTACGACAGGTCGAAGAAGCTGCCTTACACGGACCAGACGTGCCCATACGTTGACAGGCAGGACTCCTGCCAGAGCAACGGCAGACCGGACACTGACTACCTCTACTGGGACTGGCATCTTGACGACTGCATTCTCCCGAG GTTTGACCCTGTATCCATGCTGGAGAAGCTGCGGGGGAAGCGCATCATGTTCGTAGgcgactcgctgctgctgggCCAGTGGCTCTCCTTCGTCTGCCTCGTCAACTCCGCCGTCCCGGACACCCCAGACGCCAAGTCCATGGAGCGCAGCCGCACCCTCTCCGTCTACACCGTAAAA GAGTACAACGCGACGGTGGAGTTCTACTGGGCGCCGTTCCTGGTGGAGTCGAACTCGGACCGCAACATCTCGCTGGGGGCGAGCGGCCGCGTCCTGCACGTCGACGCCATCGAGGGGCACGCCAAGCACTGGCGCCGCGCCGACATCCTCGTCTTCGACAGCTACGTCTGGTGGATGACCGGTTACAGCATCAAAACGGT GTGGGGATCGTTCGGGGACGAGGGGTACGAGGAGCTGGACGCCTGGGTCGCCTACCGGCTGGGCCTCAAGACATGGGCCAACTGGGTCGACTCCAACATCGACCACACCGCCACCCGCGTCTTCTTCATGTCCATCTCCACCACGCACATGAG GAGTGAGGACTGGGGCAGGGAAGGAGGCATCAGGTGCTACAACGAGACGTGGCCGATCACGCAGCGGGGCTACTTCGGGAGCGGCTCCGACCGACGGATGATGGAGGTGATGTCCGGCGTGCTGGGCAGGATGAGGGTGCCCATCACGCTGCTCAACATCACGCAGCTCACGGAGCACCGCGTCGACGCCCACGTCTCCGTCTACACCGAGACCGGCGGTCTCCTCGTCACCGACGAGCAGAAGGCCGACCCGCAGCAGTACACCGACTGCATCCACTGGTGCGTCCCAGGCGTGCCGGACACCTGGAACCAACTCCTCTACGCACATTTGTAG